The sequence CCCGATTTCGGTCGCCATTAGGAACAATGCAAGGGCTAGAGCCTGCACTGCAATCCCGATGGCTAGCACTTCACGTCGAGCTGCACGCGTTACTCGCATAGGATTTACTCTCCGCCCACTAGCGCATTCTCACAGGCCTCCATGGCCGAATTGGCACAGTCTTCCCCACCAATTACCGGACAATAGTGATGCGCAACCTCGTGGATCAGAATTGATGCAATTCCTACTTCTGACAACCCACTAACATTGTCCTCACAAACACCAATCCTGCGCGTCGCCGCATATGTCCACGCAGTGCCACCAAAAAAGCATACCAGTTTACATTTCCCATAACAACGCACCGCGTATTCTTCACCCCTTGCCCCACGGTCAATGAACCACTGCTTGCATTTACTCTTCTTCATGGCGCCGTTAGCATGGGCAACTGCGTTTCGCACAAGATCCTTGCAGTCGCCCCGTATCACAAGTTGAGGTGGATTAGGAGGGGGCTCTACTCGTGGATCCGGTCTCGGAAACGGAGGTGATCCGGGACCAGCCCAGGGCCAACCTGGCGGCGCAAACTGCATTCCCAAATCATCGGTGGCACCAACGGACTGATTCACGCAGAATGCAAACAGGTTCGCTCCACCCTGCTCCTCAATCGGATCCCTGCTAAGCCACCTTCCCAGGGCGGGACTGTAGGCACGGTATTCGTACAGCAGCAGGCCCGTGCCGTCCTCCGTCCGCTTCGTGCTGAACCGGAATGGATTCGAAGCGGCCGCAGCGCCCGTCAGCCGCAAGGGCTCCCCAAACGGGCCATACTCGTACCGCGCAGTCTCGGTACCGGTGCTCGCGGACACCAGGGTCCACACGTTCCCGTTGCCGTCATACGTCNNNNNNNNNNCCCCACCGCTCAACCGCACCCACAACAACCCGCCCACACCTCCCGCACCGTCCAGGCTTTCCGAAAGATCCAATCCCCACACGTACGAACGCACCAGCGCGCCGTTCGTCCCGTTCAGCTCCGCAATGTGCCGCCCAAACCACACGGGATCACTCACCAGCTTCAGATCCTCCACCACCTGCCACGTGCCATTGGTCCAGACGTACCGCACCTGCCGTACCCGACGCCCCATCGCATCGTACGTCCAGTCCACCCGACGCCGATCCACACTGCCCCAGCTCATCACGCGCACCAGCCGGTTCTCAGCATCCCAACTGTACACCCACCGACCGTCCCGGACAAGATTCCCGTCCAGGTCGTAGTTCATCAGCTCCGGCGTCTGCACCACCACCGCCGTCCGCACCTCCCCCTGCAGCCGGTCCGGATTCCCCCGCACCACCCCCAGGTTCGTCACCACCACCCCCACCGCACCCGTCGCATTGTTCACCCACACCTCCCCATACCAGTACCGACCCTGCCGGATCACCGGGGCCCAGTCGTTCGTCCCCCACCACAACGTCACCGTCGCTCCCTCGACCGCCTCCCCCGACACCCCACCACCCCCGGCACCGTCCGACCCGTGTACTGGTTCAGCCGGTTGACCGTGTTGCTGCTCCACCGCAGACTCCAACCCAGCTCATCCCCACCCCAGCCCCCAACCGTCCGGTTCCCTATCGCATAATTCTGATACTCAAACTGCTGGCTCAACAGTTAAGCATGATGGATCCCACGTTCGAGAGGGCGTGAGCCTGCCCTCGACATACCTCCCACCCTTGCTCGACGCGCGCTCCGATCCCGAGAATCACTCCTCCGTAGCAAACCGTGCTGTTACCCTGCTGACAATGTTGCTGCATAGAACAACCTCAGACTTCCAGGCAACATTATAATGCCCGTCTACCCACTCGATGCCACGAATAACGAAGTCCACAAAGTCTGACCTCGGGACGGGCATTCCTCCGCTCCGGGCCCTGCTTCGGGCATGATACTTGTACGCCTCATTCAAGTGGTAAAGGGCAGCGTCTTCGCCTCCCGAGTGAAGGAGCATGTAGGCGTATTTTATGTGTTTGTCGAACAGTACAGCATTTACATCAAAAAAACGAGAAAGAGGCTTTTCATAAGCCCTAACGAACCTGATACACTCAGCCAATATATTTGTCACGTCATTAAATGGCCTTTGGTAATACGCCTCGAGCGCGCCATTAAGCTTGTTGTTACAGTAGCGGTAAAATACGCGTGTCCTTACTGGTTTCCATAGAGGCACCACACCAGCTACCACGAAGCAAAGAAGTGCAACGAGGGCCGCGACTTGCCAACCGGGATGCACGGATCTATTGGAGACTCCTGAGCAGATCCTCTTCATGCTCCTTTATACACCGCGACTCCGCAGCTCTGGCAGTTTCCGAACTATGGAAAGCCTCCTCCTTGCTCCAATGCTGTTCCGCTGGAGTCGGCTTGCATAGCCTTTCCTCGGAAACGAAAGTAACCCAATGAAAGGCACTGCATTTGCCCAACTTTTTTCGGATAATTTCTCCCAACCCGCCACAATGTTTCTCCGTGCAGACGCGATAAACGAGCTTTGTATACAATTTCACGCCGTGGGTGTGCTCCTGAAGCTTTTCGGCGACCACGACTGCTGTCTCTAGGACCGGATATGCGGCTCTCATATACGGCCTCCTTCGACACGCAGCCTTGATCATCTTTTTGATTATCTTCTCCATCTCCTTAACCTCGTCGGCGTTACCGAGGTCATCGTTGCCCGGAATAAGAACGCTCACAGCACCGGTAATCTCCGTGGCGTCTTGTACATCACATGCAGTGGCGCAACATGTGACGCTCTGCAAGCCCGACGGGTCGATCCTGCTTTGTGCACTATTTTCGACAAAGGCGTAAAGGTTCCTCCCTCCCCTCTCGACGATAGGATCCCTACTCAACCACCTTCCCATGGCGGGGCTGTAGGCACGGTATTCGTACAGCACCAGGCCCGTCGCGTCCTCCGTCCGCTTCGTGCTGAACCGGAACGGATTCGAACCTGCCGCGGCGCCCGTCAGCCGCAAGGGCTCCCCAAACGGCCCATACTCGTACCGCGCAGTCTCGGTACCGGTGCTCGCCGAGACCAGATTCCACACGTTCCCGTTGCCGTCGTACGTCACAAAGTGCACTGCCGCAGCAGGCCCACCGCTCAACCGCACCCATAACGAACGGCCCACACGGCTCGCTTCGTCCAGCGTGCCGCAACCTTCAAGGCCCCGCATGTAGCTGCGGAGGAGTGCGTCGTTCATCGCATTCCTGTTTTCAATGCAGCACCGACCACCCTACACAATCTTCAGGTGCTCTGCAGGCACCCACGTGCCGTTGGCGTGCAGCAAAAGCGTCTGACACATCATACTCCCCATTGGATCACAGGCCCATTAGACCCGACGCTACAAGGTTTAAGGCGCATCTGTTGTTATGCCCATACGGTCCCTGTCACATTCGTCACACACTGCTCACTGTTACCCCCCCCTGCCGGACAGCGCTCGTTCCGTTGCCCACCACTGGCGCTGGCCTAAAGTACTCATTGTTGCAGTACGCAGTAATACAATTCAGTCGCACCATATTCATTGCTGCTGCATGATCATCATCTCCGCATACCCACGTGCGCTCTGATTGGTGTGTTGGTTGACGTCGTTCGCAGCGTAATTGTGAACATCGTGCACAAGCGGATAATCATTCGCAGGCGCACCACAAACGGCCTGTGCTGGAGCAGCTCTGGCGTATGGAAAGCGTTCAATGCCATCCGGCAGGCGCCTGCTGGCGCGTCTCTCAAGCAGGCGGACAAGTGGGCTACGGCCTGGGCGCTGCTGGATCCCTTCACAGTTCTTGTACTAGACACACGACGAGGTTGGGTTATCCGCAGCCTACCTTCTTTGCCTTAATCTCAAGCTCGTGCTTCGTTCCGTCTGGATTCATCCAGAATACTTTTGCAGATGATGCTTTCTCTTTCGGCATCCCCAGTTCATTGAGATTGAAAGTAGTCACCGCTGGCTTCGTTCTCATGT comes from Limisphaera ngatamarikiensis and encodes:
- a CDS encoding RHS repeat-associated core domain-containing protein; the protein is TYDGNGNVWTLVSASTGTETARYEYGPFGEPLRLTGAAAASNPFRFSTKRTEDGTGLLLYEYRAYSPALGRWLSRDPIEEQGGANLFAFCVNQSVGATDDLGMQFAPPGWPWAGPGSPPFPRPDPRVEPPPNPPQLVIRGDCKDLVRNAVAHANGAMKKSKCKQWFIDRGARGEEYAVRCYGKCKLVCFFGGTAWTYAATRRIGVCEDNVSGLSEVGIASILIHEVAHHYCPVIGGEDCANSAMEACENALVGGE
- a CDS encoding RHS repeat domain-containing protein, with the protein product MNDALLRSYMRGLEGCGTLDEASRVGRSLWVRLSGGPAAAVHFVTYDGNGNVWNLVSASTGTETARYEYGPFGEPLRLTGAAAGSNPFRFSTKRTEDATGLVLYEYRAYSPAMGRWLSRDPIVERGGRNLYAFVENSAQSRIDPSGLQSVTCCATACDVQDATEITGAVSVLIPGNDDLGNADEVKEMEKIIKKMIKAACRRRPYMRAAYPVLETAVVVAEKLQEHTHGVKLYTKLVYRVCTEKHCGGLGEIIRKKLGKCSAFHWVTFVSEERLCKPTPAEQHWSKEEAFHSSETARAAESRCIKEHEEDLLRSLQ